The genomic region TGGTCAAACCAACAAGAGATCTAGTTGTGAAATACTGGTCAAATTAAAGGATCTTGGCTCAAGTGGCAGAGAAGCCATTCAAACTTGCGAAAGATATTGCTGGAATTGGCCTCCTGTTGATACGACATTTTCATCAAACCTATTTCCTATTTAAAATTACTTAAACCTTTTCACATTGAGCTGTTCTTTTTGCAATAGCCAGTAAGGCAATACTGTCCTGCTGCTTTCATGTAGCCATTGACAAACTTTTCCAAAGACAAATACTGAATGAAAATCATATTTCAAAGCATTGTCTGCGATTTTAGCTACAAAGAGAGAATTCTGCTTGATCACAGGTATTTCCCATGGATGTCACTTTGCATACTAAACTGCTTGTAAAAAGCTAAAAGTCATAATCCTGGACATACTTACTATAGCTACTATTAATATTAAGCATTCAAACACTGCTCAAGACTGTTAAAAGTACATTACAGTGTTGTTTGTAAGGATTGCCATTTGGAATGCAGGAAGATGAATACCATTGTCTTCATATTACAGGTGGGAGCTGAGGGATAATGTTGACCCAAGACTACCTTGTAAATTCAAGGCAGGGATTCCCAACTCATAACTCATATTTTCAGCTAACTAGGAAGTTGCTCCTATTGAACCAAGCTGGATTATTGTTAAATCAACAGTGTGTTCATTGTaagcaaattgttgttgttgtttagtcgtttagttgtgtccaactcttcgtgaccccatggaccagagcacgccaggcatgcctgtcttccactgcctcctgcagtttggtccgactcaggttggtagctttgagaacactgtccaaccatctcgtcctctgtcgttcccttctccttgtgccctccatccttcccaacatcagggtcttttccagggagtcttctcttctcatgaggtggccaaagtactggagcctcagcttcaggatctgtccttccagtgagcactcagggctgatttctttaagaatagataggtttgatcttcttgcagtccatgggactctcaagagtctcctccagcaccataattcaaaagcatcaattcttcggcgatcagccttctttatggtccagctctcacttccatacatcactactaggaaaaccatagctttaactatacggaccttagtcggcaaggtgatgtctctgctttttaagatgctgtctaggttcgtcattgctttcctcccaagaagcaggcgtcttttaatttcgtgactgctgtcaccatctgcagtgatcatggaatccaagaaagtaaaatctctcactgcctccatttcttccccttctatttgccaggagatgatgggaccagtggccatggtcttagtttttttttatgttgagcttcagaccatattttgcactctcctctttcaccctcattaaaaggttctttaattcctcctcactttctgccatcgaggttgtgtcatcagcatatctgaggttgttgatatttcttccagcaatcttaattccggcttggcattcatccagtccagcctttcgcataatgaattctgcatatacgttaaataagcagggagacaatatacagccttgtcgtactcctttcccaatttttaacCAATCTGTTGTTCCAATCCATATCTAGTTCTAACTGTTgcttcttgtcccacacagagatttctaaggagacggatgaggtgatcaggcactcccatttctttaagaacttgccatagtttgctgtggtcgacacagtcaaatgcttttgcgtagtcaatgaagcagaagtagatgtttttctggaactctctagctttctccataatccagtgcatgttcacaatttggtctctggttcctctgccccttcaaaatccagtttGCACTtttgggagttcttggtccacatactgcttaagcctgccttgtagaattttaagcataatcttgctagtgtgtgaaatgagcgcaattgtgctgtagttggagcattctttggcactgcccttctttgggattgggatgtagactgatcttctccaatcctctggccactgctgagttttccaaacttgctggcatattgagtgtagcaccttaaaagtatcatcttttaatattttaaatagttcatctggaatatcatcacttccactggccttgttattagcctGAGCCAACTGTATCTCACAGTGCTCACCCAAGTCATCTGATCTTTTACTGTCCCCGTGTGCAGAAAAGCCTCATTCACCCTACTCAGCTGGCATGCAGGAGTGGCCTTCTAAGCTGCCTGCCTTCTCCGGGGACCTTCTGGTTGGTCACTACTTTGGAAGCAGGATCGTGGGCATTTGCCTTTTATTTGTAAAGCTGCCATTATGCCAGTGCCTGGATTTGGTCCCAGAATCACACAAATCTGTATTGTCACAGGTACATGCCCCATTTCCAGCACATTACACAAAAGCCATGAGCATTAAGGAAGCAGAGAATGCCCAGAAATCAGTGTTCCAATGTGGAGCGTGAATTATGTTGAAACTGGTATGGGGTCTCTAATCCACCTTCCAGACAAAAGGACAGACTTTGATGCCACAACACAAATGAACGCAAGGCTTTGGCAGACAATAAGcctaaaatataaaacattcctgttcattAGCCATTTTGTTCCACTTCCACATCACTCTTTCTCTCTACATTTGCACACCTGTTGCAAAAGTGTCCCACACTCGGAGAATTCCTGTAAGAGCTAGTTTGGTACCGGTTCATTATATCCTGTACTGGATTTCACATAAGCCTTTATGATCCACTCACTAAATAAGTGGGGGCAGGGGGCGTAATAGAATGACCCACTTTAAAAGCCACAAAGCAAGCTTCCATGCCATCCCCGAAGCAGGTTTAGTCATAGATTTGAATATCAGGGAAATCCTTGTAGCTAGGAAATGCAATTTCTCCCCAGGGGGTGGGAAGCACTGTTAATCTTCATGCAGCAGATTAACGTCAGGAAGCCAGGACTCCTTTTGGCAAGAGGTTAAAACGATCCGTATTGGACTAATTTAATTCAGCGCTTCCCTACAGCAGCTCATGGACATTCCGGTCAGGTCCCCAGCCAACTAACGGCTGcacagagaagaaagagaaacagTCAGAATTAccggaaaaaaggaaaagagagtttGGTCAATCTCTTGCAAGACACATGTTGTTTTTCAAGAAGCAAACTCGAGGCAGATACATCCTTCCAACTTGCAGGTTACAAATTTTACAGCACTGTAAATATGGAATGTTATACAAAATGGGTAACTAGTTTACAAATATATAAGAAAAAATGAAGTTTAAAAGTTTGCAATTGTCTGCTCTATGTCCCTACTACAGTATACAATTATTATGCAAGCTACTGATAATTTAGCAGTTATGGCTTCAAGGAGAATTCCATTTTTCTTAATTCCATTTTTCTTAATTATTTTCCATGCATGTAAACCTTTCACTCCATACGCAGGTTACTAGAATAATGTAATGGGGAGGGACTTAAACTAGGCACCAAAAATGACCAAGAGATGCAAAACTCACCACTGGTCAAATAAGGTACTTTATCAACAATGATGCATTCTTCCCTTTCACCACACCCCATTTTGTCTCCGCAGAGAAGCTTTTCTTGGTTTTTCTATTTAGCCAGACAAAAACAGCCAATCATGTTGTATGGCATAGCCATATTTCCAAATTTTAGAATCCTTGCAATGTTTGTGTTGTGCTTCTCAGGGAGAGGGAAATTGTGCTTTTCTGATGGGGTTGTAAACCCCCCTGAAAATGTTTAAAGGGCAATATAaaattatttgaaataaataaagttaaaatACTCCATACATTCCAGAACACTGCCAACACTCACTATCAAATAAGTAACTTTTGGCATGTGTGAATAAAATCTGTATGAAACTTCTAGTAATGGAAAAGGGCTTGAGGAGAGGGGGGCGGCACCAGCCTACTCTACGTGGTAGACCCGTGTTGTGGCACAATTGAAGACTAAGAGATCTGTTTGAACCCCTGCATCTGATATGGTTATTCTCCACCTTGCAAGGTAACATTCCTAACATTTTTCTATTGGTACATCCTATGAAGTTGAAACAGACTTTTAGAAATGGGGATTTAAATgcctggggggaaatgaaatgcctGTTTTACACTCCTAACCCATTACAGAAAGAAGTTGTAAGAACTGCTTGCATAACCAAAATTTTCCATTCACATAATTCATGTGCTCACAATAGAATTGAAGAATATTTTGTTCAGTAGTCACACAATTACATACACTCATCTCTTGAGTAACTATTAACTCCTAATTACCCTACTAACAAAAGCACAACTCCACTGCTGTCAGCAATGCAGAAACACACAGAGTAACCCTTTATTCAGTTTTGCCTTGTTTGCATCTAGAACTGCTAATTAAATTCCATTTAGTAACCATGATGCCTAGATGACAATTAAAATGGAAAAGGCATGGTTGTTGGTTGGGATTTTGGTCTGGGGAAATAATCACCTGAGCCAGTTCAGCCTGAAACAGGTAAGTCAAGAGATGCATGTAGGCAGTGGAAGGGACTGAAACTATGGGCAGAGAATTTTTCGGCTCAATTCAGACCATGATCAGAAGCAGACCTGCCATTGCCATGGCCATCTTTGCAGTTTTCGCACAGTGTCGCAATGTGACACTACATCAGGGACACAACAAAGAATTAGCCAGTACTGCTGTGTAAGCCTACCTGCCAGCAGAATAGGAAGTCCAAAGAAAGCATTATGTCAAGGGTATGTTCAAGTCTGTAGTCAAGTCCTGCTGAGGACCAATTCAGGAAAAGCAGGAACTCCGCTAAAATTTATACCACCCTGACATATTATTTGACTGGGAGAATTTGGTTATGTCACTGAGACAGGACAACAATACCTTTTCAATGCCACAGTATGTAAAAAAGCCTAACACAGCTTCTACAATGCAAAGCTGaactatataataaaaacaatccaaagcAACAGCTAACATTTATTTTCTGGAGTAGCTTTATTTTCTGGAATAGCTTGGGGCAGAACCTTCTCCCCCTCATCCAGTGCATAGcagtcaaccttcctttttcttgcattgggaaacagccatagctgtcaaccttccttttttgcagtgggaaatggcgctggaataagggaatttcccgccaaaaagggaaagttgacagctatgatccagtGGGTTTGGAAAGCCACCTGTCCAATagcctgacatcacaatgacattAGATAACCTGTTTTTGCATAGCACTGTATACCAAATCAGCAGCGATCAGCTGATCACTGGGGTTTGCAAAATGCCATGCATGGCACTATGCAATCATCAGCTGCCTATCAGAGTTTGCAAAGCACTGTGCTCCATTTGCAGATGCCTGCAAACTTCCACTTGGCCCAGTCATGTCTTTATCTAGtatagggcaggtgggcatggcctCGTCAAAATGGCCTTGGGGGCCAAATGGAGAGGCCTGGTGGGCCTAACTTAGCCCACAGACTGGAGGGTTCCTAACCTCTGCTCTGCATAGTAAACTTCCGAGTAATTAGCAAAATGAAAGATATTGTACTGTGGCAAAATTACCTGAAGCACGGAGGAGTGTTGTATAGTGAGCTGTTCTCCACTTGCACTTTGTAGTCCAACACTGTTGGGCACTCTTTGAGTGCAAAGCCAATCAAGTCCTCACGTACTATAACCACCGTAACTCCAGCGCAGCCTGCATTCTTCTGGGCACCAGCAAAGATTACACCAAACTTGACattggaagtggggaggagaaaagaaaggggaaatggatATTAAATCCATGTACTCATTTgtacattacagtcgtacctcggctcccaaacaccttgcgagtcaaacattttggctcccaaatgattgAAACCCAGGAGTGAccgttctggttttcgaacactcttttggaagccgaacatctgacggggcttccgcagtttccaattggccgcaggaagctcctgcagccaatcggaagctgtgctttggaagtcaaacgtttcagaagttgaacagacttccagaatggattctgtttgacttccaagatatGATGACTGTATAAGCAGAACACATACTGGTGTATGTTCCTATACACATAAATTAAGGAAAAGATCACTGCTGTGAAACATTAACAAGCTAAAATCACTTAACAATGCATATACAGAAAGTGAAATACACTCAGGAGGTCCTTCTGAAGTGATAACTTGCAATGAGAACCTAAATATGTTTTACTGAGAGCAAACCTATTCAAATTAATGGATTTAATTTAGTCATGCTCATTGAATAAGTGAGTAAAAGCATTACACGAATCAGCTTGAGCAAACCAAGGTTTCAGATATTAGGTTACACCGTGCAAAGGAACAAACTGCCCTTTTGGAATTTTACCTTAGACACATCCACCGGCCTGGAGAGGAAATTGGATGACATATCACACACTAAAACTGTCTTTCCAACATCAGGTACAAAGTCAAACTCCACACCATGAACCGTCTCATTTGCACAATAGTAGACATAAGAGGCATCGGGGTTAAGGTTCCAAGTGCTTGGATCAGGAATTTCTGAAGCAGGTAAGACAACAGACAGAGAAACAATGGAAATATTTCCCAACTAGTAGATTCAGAAGTCTGATGAAATACAATTTTCCTTTAAATATTgaacttccccaacctggcactagggctgggcgatatctggttttcaacctCCCCATGGTGGCGGAGGGTGTGCCAAACTTTCCCCACAACAGCAGAGGGCCTTGACAAGGCTCCCTGTGGCGGTGGAGGGCCTTAAAATTTAAGGAAGtagtaaatttaataaaaaaattaaataaacttccatttaatatattgaatatattttcaaataatttaagAGTAGTTTAAGTGATTTACTAGTCAAGTTGCATCTCAGAGGCCTAAGTGGAATCTgagcattccccccacccttctgagtaatacccctccccaccctctcactatatataagggtctggtgacttctgtttcagtgtatctgaagaagtgtgcatgcacatgaaagctcataccaatgacaaacttagttggtctctaaggtgctactggaaggaatatttttattttgtgttcaaCTAAACATGcttctactttcctgggagtaagcctcattgaattcagtagggcttgcttgcGAGTAGACGCACATTTACTTGCACTGCATACCGAAAAACATCCTCCCCATCATTCTCacaagcaagatgagcgccgcacaccaatcgcctttgactggacataacagCCCAGGGGTCTTTTTCCTTTATCTAATGTTTGCAGTCTCAATCTgctctgaaaggggggggggaccctaatTTATGCACTGCACAGCAGACACACAATATCATCATGCATCTGGTTGAATGGGTAGAACAAGATGTGTTTCATAGATACAGCAAGTTGCCCTATTCTTTTTCATCATGGGTACTTCCAGGCCAGCACTCTTGTCAAATTGCATTTCTGCTTTGATCCTCACTCTCCCTCTACTGATTTTCCCATGCTCCTAAActtgtgttttcctttttctcccatgCACAATTTTACCCATGCATGGTCCAATAACTTGATGTAATGCGCccacagaagggggggggagtgccaagATGGGAGTGTAACAGCCAGATTTAGCCTCTCCTAAAAGCAATGTGCAGCAGCGTTTACCGTAGTTTTTCATGAAGGGGTGCACAGGTACCAACAGTGCAAATTCGGTAGTTCTTGAAAAGACCATTAAGAAAGATGGTCAAGGTCAAGGGCTAGGAAGCAGCAGCGAAAGCTTCCCACCCAGGCCAAATCATaagaatggctgcatttcagtAATGAGATAACCAGTTTTCATACTTCGGGACCCATTTTTCTTTAGGGTTGTAGTAAATTCTAGTGTACactagaaatacacacacacacaagcacagttTGTGTTTACAAATAACAGAAACAGTAATCAGGAAAGAAAACGCACATACAACAGTTTAGCTTCCACAAACGTTTAAGTTTCCAAGTTTACTTACTTGTGTAACTAGAGAGTTTAGGATGAACAAGGTTCACTTTGGCATATTTCTCCGCTTCCTTGGCTGCTTTTGCTGACCAAGCTCCTGTAACCACATAATCAGCACACCTGGCTTCTTTTAGCCCAATAAGATTAAGTGGGACACCACTGAATTGTCCGGATCcacctccttggagaaaaatcaCTTTGTAGTTATCTGGTATTTTTCTGTGCAAAGAAGTATCGGGAAAATGAAACAATACTATCAGTTCAGGATTCAAAATATTTGACAGTTGTTGTTCTCCAAATTAGATCCCTGGTGAAAATATCAGTTCTAGATCAATGAAACTTTTTTGTTAAAATGATGTTTTGCATTATTTGTAAACAGGTACTATCCAGTATTTCAGCTGATACAAAGTATTTCAGTATAACTGTCTGTCAGACTAATAAGCATTAGCTATATAATAGTCTACATatttcagcttccaaagaaaataagaaaaacgTTTTTAAGTTGTTAAGTTCCGGAAGCTCTATAAATGCTGGTACTGGACCAATCGCATTAAAACAACATGAAGAAGAAAGCCTTGTGCTGTGGTTGGATGACTGATGACAATGCAAAATTAGGCTACAGATAATCAACTAGGCGTGCGCTTGGTGATGCTGAACAAATTTTAGCAGAGTGAGGAATCTTACAATGCTGTTCCAGAATGAACTGCGGAAGTCAAAATGTATAGCCAGTCCAGATACATGAAAAAAGTACCTAATCTCTTTGCACATTTCTTGTTTGGAGTCTGTGAAGCATCACTCTAAGCCTGCTCCCAGATACACTAGGCAGAATTCTAGGCTGCCCTGTGGATCTCGGACACTTCACATGCTCCAGTCTTCAAGCATGGACAGCCATTGGCAAAACACCACAAAGGAAGGCCTACTCTTGACTTCTTCAGAGCAAGCTTGAGCAAATATTCCATATCTGCATCTAACCCATGGTACTGTGCTACAGTTGCAAGTATTGCATGTATTTTGCACTTGCCAATACAACATTAGAAGCAATAACTGAATCTGCTGGCAACCTTTTAAGAACAAATCATTCTAAGAACAGGAGCACAAAGTGTTTGGTCTTGTGTCCGTATCAATTAAAAAGACACTTTGATGAACTTACTGTAAATAAATTACACATGGAGTGGGAACTGTACTACAGTTACTATGTCTTCAGATTAAAGGCTTCTTAGAATGTGAATAAAAATGATCACTTACAAGATTTCACGCAAGCACTTTTCAGCTGCTTTGACAATTTTGGAAAAATCAGATGATCTGTGGCTCATTTCTGCAACAAAATAGATATATCAGAAATGACACAATACAAACAATATCACTAAAATAAATTTGGCTTTACAAAATTGCCATCTTTTAATTCACCTTTATTCAATGGAGACAGAAGGTCAGTGGGTGCAGGAACTGTGTGCAAAGGTCCGCttcctccactgaaatgaatggagcacTCTTTTCAGGCAGCACAGCTACATACATCAGAGCTCCAAAAACTGGCTCGGTGGGGCATAGATAAAAGGCTCTTGTGGCTTATGACTAAATTACATGAAGGGACAGCCGCTAGGGTGAGATTAACACCTGAGGGTGATCTCACAAACTCTGTACCAATAAATAAGGGGGTATGACAAGGGTGCATTCTTGCCCCCTACCTCTTTAACCTCTTTATTAGTGACATGAGAACACCCCTAGCTGAGGCCCAAACCACCATTCATGCACCCAGGCTTGCAGACTATCGCTGCCCCTTATTATTGTACGCTGACGATGCGGTGATCCTCTCATATTCGAGAAATTGGTTTGAGGAGGGCCCTTAAGATTTTTGCATTATATTGCCAAACAAATTTACTTACTATTAACCATTCCGAATCTAAGGTCTTAATTTTTTCCAGGAGTCGTAAACTGTATAAGTGGGAACTCGAGGGGAAGCCAATTGAACAAGTGTTTAAATTTCAATATTTAGGAATTTACTTCCAGTATAATATTGGATGGAAAGCGCATATCACATATCTACAAAATAAGGCTAAAGCCCTTATCTACGCACTGTTACGCTTCTTCTTTACTGAGGGGGCTATGCATGTTCCATCTGCCTTAAAGGTTTATAGTGCAAAAGTGGTTGCAACTATGGCCTATGCGGTCCCTTTATGGGGCGCCTTTGTAAACCTCACGCCTCTGGTGACATTGCAAAACCTTTACTCAGACGCCTTTTGAAATTACCCTCCTGTGTAAGCAACTCTTCCATTCACTAAGAACTTAAGATCCCCTCCTTAGAGATTCTGATGTGGAGACATGCCTTTAATTATTGGCTGTCCCTTTGGCATAAATTACCAAATTACCATCTTATTCAGTGCCTTTGGAGAGATGGAATTCACCAGCCCATGGGCAACaaaatccattccaaactgttgtcttatggaatctctccttctgatatactaaatttagatctaattgcagctaaaaaggtcatcaaacaaatattggaggaggttgatttgcaacaaaatcttactacAGGTGGAGGTACGTGTTCTCCGATAAATCTGGGCATTACATCTATGCCCCAGATAcctcgatatctgtctaccttatcAGTTGCGTCACACAGATTCGCATTTGTTAGAGCAaatttaatgtgttcccctcaaatgttctgagcaatagattttctaatggtaaaacctctgttttatgcgcatgtgataacaaatcaatagaatccctttaccatatcttgttaaattgccctttatacgttgttccccgatcaaggattctgagttcaatcattctggaaattgttgctaaaccacctgaattgcatctatcttatctactccaggacattgacTCTTACAGAACATtccaggttgccagattcctgatttcagttctttcatataaaagacttcatggaatgcttcacgactattaaaaatctagtaaattctatgttccatctttatctttaaggccataatatGGTACATCTAGAGCTTGTacgtaatgcgaaggagattatgtgttgaaatattttagttgatattttagaatgtaaaatgccgtttttatttattgatttgttttaccttgtggacTTATAGCCGAATagagtattatctatctatcatcagaGCTCCTACACCCTTGAGGAAACTACTAGACCAGGGTGACAGCTTCTGTTTCAGTACCATGGGGGGTAGAAACTGCAAAGGTAGCTGGATCCTCAGTTCACTTCACTGGACAAGTGAAAGGGAAATAGCAAGAGCTGCTGTTGCATAGCTGTAGCTGGAGTGTTGCAAGTGGCTCAGGAAGACCAAAGTTTAAAGTCCTGCTCAGCCACGAAGTTCATTGAGTGACTTTGAACCAACTGCAGTTTCTCAAGCTTAACCTTCTACATTGTGCAATCTTGAGAAGAAAATGAACACCCCTGGCCCCTTCAGACATCTGCTTTCCAGAGCTCATTGGTGCAAGGGTGGGATAAAAGTGGGAGAGATATTTCCAGAAAGGATCATTCTCAATCTGGGAATGCCTAGATTTAAATGTGTAGCTCTTCCTTGTTGTGTTcattataaaatacaattaaaagctCCAAATGCTAAAAAGACATCAAGAATAAGTAGGAGTGCCTTACCAAGAACACTAATGCCAAGGCCATTATAATCCACCAACTCTTTCTGGGCTTCTAACAATACCTACAAAAGAAATCAATTCGGTATCATTGTGGACATTTCAATGCCAAATCTCACAAATCCTAGTTACTATATAGAATCATTCGTAAGTGTGTGTGTTGTCCAAGCATGGGCAGACATAATTATACCAGGTTGTTTTCTATCACCTaatccttttttgtttgtttttcctcttgctATTGTAGAACTGGAGATAACAAAGACAAATCCTGAGACTTTCTGCACACTCAGCATCCACCTTCTACTTTTGAGCTATGCTTTCTGAGCTTGTATATTTCTTATAAAGAGGAATCCTTataaagactttaaaaaagacaGATTCAACAGGATCGGATTGTGTGTAGTGTCACCCATGGTCATTTCAATATGGCTAAAGTTTTAGCAGCCAATCACAGATTTTCCAGTGTTTCAGGTACACTGTCCTACACTGGGAATGAGTTATTAACAAAACACCTCGCATCCAGAGCCATTCTCTCTTTGCACCGATGTGAAAGACTGCTGGAATAGATGACCTAATTTATCATTTTCATGCACAGCATTTTGGACAGATCAGATCTGGCATTATTAACACTGGGCATCATTTTTCCCCAGTAAACTACTGAAAAATAAAGGCATTTTTCAATATCCATTGATATACGTGTGTTTAGGCACAAGTTTTATTAAACATAAAAGTTCCTTTCTAGCTGATTAATCAGATTCAGCACAACAATAAGACACTAATGCACAACCCTTTGATTATAAAAGGCATCAAGCTCATCTtattagggatggggaatctggttctctagctgttgttggactacagcttccatcttcCATGGCCCTATGGGCTGGGGCTTATGGGGGTTGGAATcatacaacatctggagggccacaaggttCACATCCCTATCAGAATATTATGTATGAAGATTAATTCAAAGGAAAATGTTTGCTGTAGACTTCTAAAGCAGTCTTTTAGAAAGTAGCAACAACTTCACAGCTTCCcgtgggtgtagccaggatttacgGTATGTTGGGGGgtaggctttatgttggggggggggagaacctcagttagttaaatatttttgATTTACTTGATTAGGACAGtacagcttccccccacccccacccccgctatgCCCATGCAGCTTCCCAGGTCCAAAAGAGAACAATGCACAACAGTGCTTTAAACTACAGTAACTAAAGCACTTAAGAATGCAATTCTTATGGAAAGCCGGATTGGGGGGGAATTATATCGGAGAAGGAGCCAAACTTCTCCCATATGTGATTGGATCAAGACAGATGCTGATGTAACTTTCAGAGCGGATGAGTTTACAGTCAGCATATTACTATCATATGTTGCATAAAATTTATTTCTCCAGTCGCCTGACAGTAAACTAGGATATCTGCAAATGTTTTTCTGCCCTACATGTTCACAAAGCATTTATTCAGCAGTGGTAAACAAAGGGTTGCTTTAATTCCAGCCCCACGCACAAACAGAAGGGGTAAGCATTTTTATTCCATGAGCTCTGATATTGGTAGCTTTTTCAACTGGAAAAACCAAACAGCTGTTGGAGCAAGGAAGGAGGGAATTTGGGT from Lacerta agilis isolate rLacAgi1 chromosome 11, rLacAgi1.pri, whole genome shotgun sequence harbors:
- the PSAT1 gene encoding phosphoserine aminotransferase, whose product is MDAQKHVANFGAGPAKLPLPVLLEAQKELVDYNGLGISVLEMSHRSSDFSKIVKAAEKCLREILKIPDNYKVIFLQGGGSGQFSGVPLNLIGLKEARCADYVVTGAWSAKAAKEAEKYAKVNLVHPKLSSYTKIPDPSTWNLNPDASYVYYCANETVHGVEFDFVPDVGKTVLVCDMSSNFLSRPVDVSKFGVIFAGAQKNAGCAGVTVVIVREDLIGFALKECPTVLDYKVQVENSSLYNTPPCFSIYITGLVLNWVRNNGGAAAMDKLSQMKSQMIYDIIDGSSGFYVCPVEKKSRSRMNVPFRIGSIKGDEALEKKFLDQATENNMLSLKGHRSVGGIRASLYNAVTREDVQKLATFMKSFMEMHRS